From Chryseobacterium joostei, the proteins below share one genomic window:
- a CDS encoding LTA synthase family protein, with product MFLKKVKPFLYLGVFYLIISLIIRTVFFFHPITTASFGFFEIVKVLLVGLVNDILVFILASAILALYFLFLSNSKYKKPYGYTIFGAFVLFFLYIWLVPNNIFKQYGGSVTEVALTFVGIKTFLFGLMLFLPTQRIKIRNVLYFITLLLYVLLIIFNGVSEYFFYNEFGVRYNFIAVDYLIYTNEVIGNIMESYPVVPLFSAILIVTLTITWFIYKKTKDELLDLPNFKQKMILLGSFILLCGLSFLALPSLMQIKSDNVFADEIEANGLPKFYWAFTHNELDYFQFYSQLNQQQAEKNFLSQYPQQTLSRNIVAEQPEAKKNVVLISIESLSADFMEHYGNTQKITPFLDSLAEKSLMFTNLYATGNRTVRGLEALTLCIPPTAGESIIKRDDNKNKFTTGNVFKSKGYDVKFLYGGYSYFDNMQDFFGGNGYGIVDRNNFKPEEITFANVWGVADEDMARKAIQVMNAEAKSGKPFFNHWMTVSNHRPFTYPDGRIDIPGTAKSREGGVKYTDYSLKLFFDMAKKQDWYKNTVFVIIADHCASSAGKTELPMDKYRIPAMIFSEGYIQPQKFDALMSQIDVMPTLFGLLNFNYQSKFLGQDVFKKEFQPKAYIATYQDLGFVKDGRLTIISPVKKAKQYSLELEKSTLAPEFKLYYDEKLLKNTDQKLVDDAISAYQSTSYWLKTKQLNR from the coding sequence ATGTTTTTAAAAAAAGTAAAACCGTTCCTATATTTAGGAGTTTTTTATCTTATTATTTCATTGATAATAAGAACCGTATTCTTTTTTCATCCTATTACTACCGCTAGTTTTGGATTTTTCGAAATTGTCAAGGTACTTTTAGTAGGGCTGGTGAATGATATTCTTGTATTCATTCTGGCCAGTGCAATTCTTGCGCTCTACTTCTTGTTTCTTTCCAATTCAAAATATAAAAAACCTTATGGGTATACTATATTTGGGGCATTCGTCTTATTCTTTTTATATATCTGGCTTGTTCCGAACAATATCTTCAAACAATATGGAGGTTCTGTAACAGAAGTAGCATTAACCTTTGTTGGAATAAAAACATTTTTATTCGGATTAATGCTTTTCTTACCTACTCAGAGAATTAAGATACGTAATGTTTTATACTTCATCACATTACTTTTATATGTTCTGCTCATCATTTTCAATGGAGTAAGTGAATACTTCTTCTACAATGAATTTGGAGTTCGTTACAACTTCATAGCAGTAGATTATCTGATTTATACCAACGAGGTTATTGGAAATATCATGGAAAGCTATCCTGTAGTTCCTTTATTCTCTGCCATCCTTATCGTAACCCTTACCATTACTTGGTTTATTTATAAAAAAACAAAGGATGAATTGCTGGATTTACCCAACTTTAAGCAAAAGATGATTCTGCTGGGATCCTTTATTCTCCTTTGTGGATTAAGTTTCTTGGCGCTTCCATCACTAATGCAGATTAAATCTGACAATGTTTTTGCCGATGAAATTGAAGCCAACGGACTTCCTAAGTTCTACTGGGCTTTTACCCATAATGAGCTGGATTATTTCCAGTTTTATTCACAACTTAATCAGCAACAGGCTGAAAAAAACTTCCTAAGCCAATATCCACAGCAGACATTGTCAAGGAATATTGTAGCTGAGCAACCTGAAGCGAAGAAAAATGTAGTTCTGATTTCCATCGAAAGTCTTTCTGCTGATTTTATGGAGCATTATGGAAATACTCAGAAGATCACCCCTTTTCTGGACAGTCTTGCTGAAAAGTCATTAATGTTTACCAATCTTTATGCTACAGGAAACAGAACCGTACGCGGACTGGAAGCTTTAACGCTCTGCATCCCTCCTACAGCCGGAGAAAGCATTATTAAAAGAGATGACAACAAAAATAAATTCACAACAGGAAATGTATTCAAATCAAAAGGATATGATGTTAAATTCCTGTATGGCGGATACAGCTATTTCGATAATATGCAGGACTTTTTCGGAGGAAATGGCTATGGAATTGTAGACAGAAATAACTTTAAGCCGGAAGAAATTACTTTCGCGAACGTTTGGGGAGTTGCTGATGAAGATATGGCCAGAAAAGCAATTCAGGTGATGAATGCTGAAGCAAAATCCGGAAAACCATTCTTTAATCACTGGATGACTGTTTCTAATCACAGACCATTCACTTACCCTGATGGAAGAATTGATATCCCGGGAACCGCAAAATCCCGTGAAGGAGGTGTAAAATATACAGACTACTCTCTAAAGTTGTTCTTTGATATGGCCAAAAAGCAGGATTGGTATAAAAACACAGTCTTTGTGATCATTGCAGATCACTGTGCATCCAGCGCCGGAAAAACGGAGCTTCCAATGGATAAATATAGAATTCCTGCTATGATCTTTTCGGAAGGATATATCCAGCCTCAGAAATTTGATGCATTAATGTCACAGATTGATGTAATGCCTACTCTTTTTGGATTATTGAACTTCAATTACCAGTCTAAATTCTTAGGGCAGGATGTTTTCAAAAAAGAGTTCCAGCCTAAGGCTTATATTGCTACTTATCAGGATTTAGGATTTGTAAAGGATGGTCGTTTAACAATCATTTCACCAGTAAAAAAGGCAAAACAATACTCTTTAGAACTGGAAAAAAGCACTTTGGCTCCTGAGTTTAAGCTTTATTATGATGAAAAGCTATTAAAAAATACAGATCAAAAGCTGGTAGATGATGCTATTTCAGCATATCAATCTACTTCTTATTGGCTGAAAACCAAACAGCTTAACCGATAA
- the ribH gene encoding 6,7-dimethyl-8-ribityllumazine synthase yields MATVNLSDYKPLHITNAEDFSIGIVFSEWNDFVTYNLRDAALEILEKEGVKPENIKLFPVPGAFELNYASMQLCKERKYDAVISIGCVIRGETPHFDYVCSAVAQGIKDCNIMTDTPTIFCVLTDDTKEQSIARSGGDLGNKGVEAAVTALRMIDFKKKLSDKKGNIGFGHP; encoded by the coding sequence ATGGCAACAGTTAATCTTTCCGATTACAAGCCACTTCATATAACTAATGCCGAAGATTTTTCTATCGGCATTGTTTTTTCTGAGTGGAATGATTTTGTAACGTACAATCTTCGTGATGCAGCTTTGGAAATCCTTGAGAAAGAAGGGGTAAAACCTGAAAATATTAAACTTTTCCCTGTTCCCGGAGCTTTTGAATTAAACTATGCAAGCATGCAGCTTTGCAAAGAAAGAAAATATGACGCTGTGATCTCTATCGGATGTGTAATTCGTGGAGAAACCCCTCACTTCGATTATGTATGTTCCGCAGTAGCACAAGGAATTAAGGATTGTAACATTATGACAGACACTCCTACTATTTTCTGTGTACTTACAGATGATACAAAAGAGCAGTCTATCGCAAGAAGCGGTGGTGATCTTGGAAACAAAGGTGTTGAAGCAGCAGTAACAGCATTAAGAATGATTGATTTCAAAAAGAAATTATCTGATAAAAAAGGAAATATCGGTTTTGGACACCCTTAA
- a CDS encoding YfgM family protein, whose translation MAKLGKSAQNEQEGKETVEFFKDLDREALNTERFVEKYSKPLGVVFGALILGVLGFFAYKQFVVAPKNAEAVKSFLAAQKNLTDGKEKEALGGKSAANPGFVGTYNEYSGTSIGQLASYNAGLLKFKEGKFQEAYDLLDKFSSDNKTLVAMKYGAMADAKSGLNKNDEALSLLDKAATASDDPYTTYFFTRKAGIVALGLKKNAEAKKYFSVIDEKYQDYDNGMSDSYIEMTKYY comes from the coding sequence ATGGCAAAATTGGGAAAGAGTGCTCAAAACGAGCAAGAAGGTAAAGAAACGGTTGAGTTCTTTAAAGACCTTGACAGAGAAGCTTTAAACACTGAAAGATTTGTTGAAAAATACTCAAAGCCACTAGGCGTTGTATTTGGAGCTTTGATTTTAGGGGTTTTAGGATTCTTCGCCTACAAACAATTTGTAGTTGCTCCTAAAAACGCTGAAGCTGTGAAAAGTTTCCTTGCTGCTCAGAAAAACCTTACAGACGGTAAAGAAAAAGAGGCTTTAGGTGGGAAATCTGCTGCAAACCCAGGTTTTGTAGGTACATATAACGAATATTCTGGAACAAGCATTGGTCAGCTTGCATCTTACAATGCTGGTCTATTAAAATTCAAGGAAGGAAAATTCCAGGAAGCTTACGATCTTTTAGATAAATTCTCTTCTGACAACAAAACTTTAGTAGCCATGAAATATGGTGCTATGGCAGACGCAAAATCAGGATTGAACAAAAATGATGAAGCTTTATCATTATTAGACAAAGCAGCGACTGCATCTGATGATCCGTATACTACTTACTTCTTCACAAGAAAAGCAGGTATCGTAGCATTAGGATTAAAGAAAAATGCAGAAGCTAAAAAATACTTCTCTGTAATTGACGAGAAATATCAGGACTACGACAACGGAATGTCTGATTCTTATATTGAAATGACTAAATATTATTAA
- a CDS encoding adenine phosphoribosyltransferase, whose amino-acid sequence MASAELIKKLEETIENIPDFPIPGIQFKDISPIFLDPKLYEDVIADLAAFSKGKVDAVCGIESRGYLFGIAIAVALEVPFILIRKAGKLPPPIISEKYDLEYGSAEIETREGQIKKGQRILIHDDLLATGGTTEAAAKLVEKQGAIVSQFSFLIGLKGLNGDERLKKFGADVYHILEY is encoded by the coding sequence ATGGCTTCAGCAGAACTGATCAAAAAACTAGAAGAAACAATTGAAAATATCCCAGACTTTCCGATTCCCGGAATACAATTCAAGGATATTTCGCCCATCTTTTTAGATCCAAAACTTTACGAAGATGTTATTGCAGACCTTGCCGCTTTCAGTAAAGGTAAAGTAGATGCAGTTTGCGGAATAGAAAGTCGCGGTTACCTATTCGGAATTGCTATTGCCGTTGCTTTGGAGGTTCCGTTTATCTTAATTAGAAAAGCAGGAAAGCTTCCTCCACCTATCATTTCAGAAAAATATGATTTGGAATACGGAAGTGCTGAAATAGAAACCCGTGAAGGACAAATCAAAAAAGGGCAAAGAATCCTTATTCACGATGATCTTTTAGCAACAGGCGGAACTACAGAAGCTGCTGCTAAATTAGTAGAAAAACAAGGAGCTATTGTTTCTCAATTCAGTTTCCTGATTGGTCTGAAAGGCTTGAATGGAGATGAAAGACTAAAGAAATTTGGTGCAGACGTTTACCATATCCTGGAATATTAA